The Pantoea vagans genome includes a window with the following:
- the mglC gene encoding galactose/methyl galactoside ABC transporter permease MglC, with amino-acid sequence MKATTKKNALTWLKEGGIYVVLLVLLAIIIFQDPTFLSLMNLSNILTQSSVRIIIALGVAGLIVTQGTDLSAGRQVGLAAVVAATLLQSMDNANKVFPHLDTVPIPLVILTVCIIGGVIGLVNGVIIAYLKVTPFITTLGTMIIVYGINSLYYDFVGASPVAGFDSGFSNFAQGFLRFGDFKLSFITFYAIIAIIFVWILWNKTRFGKNIFAIGGNPEAARVSGVNVPLNLILVYALSGVFYAFGGMLEAGRIGSATNNLGFMYELDAIAACVVGGVSFAGGVGTVAGVVTGVIIFTVINYGLTYIGVNPYWQYIIKGGIIIFAVALDSLKYARKK; translated from the coding sequence ATGAAAGCGACTACTAAAAAGAATGCGCTAACCTGGTTAAAAGAGGGCGGCATTTACGTTGTCCTGTTGGTACTGCTGGCGATTATTATTTTCCAGGATCCGACATTTTTAAGTTTAATGAACCTGAGTAACATTCTGACCCAATCCTCAGTGCGTATTATTATTGCGCTGGGCGTTGCCGGATTGATTGTTACGCAGGGTACCGACCTGTCAGCGGGGCGTCAGGTTGGCCTGGCCGCGGTAGTAGCCGCCACGTTGCTGCAATCGATGGACAACGCCAACAAGGTATTCCCACATCTGGATACCGTTCCGATTCCACTGGTTATTCTGACCGTGTGCATCATCGGGGGTGTGATTGGCCTGGTGAACGGCGTGATCATTGCTTACCTGAAGGTGACGCCGTTTATCACCACACTGGGCACCATGATCATCGTTTACGGTATTAACTCGCTGTACTACGACTTTGTGGGCGCTTCACCGGTTGCCGGTTTTGATTCAGGTTTCTCCAACTTCGCACAGGGCTTCTTGCGCTTTGGTGACTTTAAGCTGTCGTTCATCACCTTCTACGCGATTATCGCTATCATCTTCGTGTGGATTTTGTGGAACAAAACGCGCTTCGGTAAGAACATCTTTGCTATCGGCGGCAACCCGGAAGCAGCACGTGTTTCTGGCGTTAACGTCCCGTTAAACCTGATTCTGGTGTATGCCCTGTCCGGTGTGTTCTATGCCTTCGGCGGGATGTTGGAAGCGGGTCGTATCGGCAGCGCCACCAACAACCTCGGCTTTATGTATGAACTGGATGCGATCGCGGCCTGTGTGGTCGGCGGCGTGTCGTTTGCCGGTGGTGTGGGCACGGTGGCTGGCGTGGTGACCGGTGTGATCATCTTTACCGTAATCAACTACGGCTTGACCTATATCGGCGTTAACCCTTACTGGCAGTACATCATCAAGGGCGGCATCATTATCTTCGCGGTAGCACTGGATTCACTGAAGTACGCACGTAAAAAATAA
- a CDS encoding CidA/LrgA family protein, translating into MPAVLTACWHYLRAFVIIYAALYAGNGVAALLPITIPGSIIGMLLLFSLLALQILPVEWVKPGCYLLIRYMALLFVPISVGVMGYTDILSAQFGPIVVSCFVSTFLVLLIVGISAERLQRPQEQPHD; encoded by the coding sequence ATGCCCGCCGTGTTAACTGCTTGCTGGCACTATTTGCGTGCCTTTGTGATTATTTATGCCGCGCTGTATGCCGGAAATGGTGTTGCTGCCCTACTCCCGATCACCATTCCGGGGAGCATCATTGGCATGCTCTTGCTGTTCAGCTTGCTGGCGCTGCAAATCCTGCCGGTTGAGTGGGTCAAACCTGGCTGCTATCTGTTGATCCGCTATATGGCGCTGCTGTTCGTCCCCATCAGCGTGGGCGTAATGGGTTACACTGATATTCTCAGTGCCCAATTTGGGCCCATTGTGGTTTCCTGCTTTGTCAGTACGTTTTTGGTGCTGTTGATTGTCGGCATCAGCGCCGAGCGTCTGCAACGTCCGCAGGAGCAGCCGCATGACTGA
- a CDS encoding NAD-dependent malic enzyme — MELDYESKRPLYIPYAGPILLEFPLLNKGSAFTLEERNEFNLNGLLPEAVETIEEQAERAWRQFLDFKNNNDKHVYLRNIQDTNETLFYRLLDNHLEEMMPIIYTPTVGAACEHFSEIYRRARGVFISYNNRDRIEDMLQNATKQNVKVIVVTDGERILGLGDLGIGGMGIPIGKLSLYTACGGISPAYTLPVVLDVGTNNQQLLNDPLYMGWRHPRITGEEYEAFVDEFIQAVKRRWPNVLLQFEDFAQKNAMPLLERYRDEVCCFNDDIQGTAAVTVGTLIAASRAAGSRLCEQKVVFLGAGSAGCGIAEQIIAQMKSEGLSDDEARSRVMMVDRFGLLTDKLPNLLDFQSKLVQKSDNLQDWDVTSDSISLLDVVRNAKPDILIGVSGQPGLFTEEIIREMHKHTKRPIVMPLSNPTSRVEATPADIIAWTDGEALVATGSPFAPVTWKGKTYPIAQCNNSYIFPGIGLGVIAAGATRITDSMLMTASRALADCSPLVNDGEGPVLPELKHIQGVSKLIAMEVGKAAQLAGVAVVTSEDVLSKAVNNNFWLPQYRHYRRTSI, encoded by the coding sequence ATGGAACTCGACTACGAAAGTAAACGCCCGCTGTATATTCCTTATGCGGGTCCGATCCTGCTGGAATTTCCGCTGCTGAATAAAGGCAGCGCATTCACCCTGGAAGAACGTAACGAATTCAACCTCAACGGCCTACTCCCTGAAGCCGTTGAAACCATCGAAGAGCAGGCCGAACGCGCCTGGCGTCAGTTCCTGGATTTCAAAAACAATAACGACAAGCACGTCTATCTGCGTAACATCCAGGACACCAACGAAACCCTGTTCTACCGTCTGCTCGACAATCATCTGGAAGAGATGATGCCGATTATCTACACCCCAACAGTCGGCGCGGCCTGTGAACACTTCTCAGAAATCTATCGTCGCGCACGCGGTGTTTTCATCTCGTATAACAACCGCGACCGGATTGAAGACATGCTGCAGAACGCCACCAAGCAGAACGTAAAAGTGATTGTGGTCACCGATGGCGAACGTATTCTGGGTCTGGGTGACCTGGGTATCGGCGGCATGGGCATTCCCATCGGTAAGCTGTCACTGTATACCGCCTGTGGTGGGATCAGCCCGGCCTACACCCTGCCTGTGGTGCTGGATGTCGGTACCAATAACCAGCAGTTGCTGAACGACCCGTTGTATATGGGCTGGCGTCATCCGCGCATCACCGGCGAAGAGTACGAAGCCTTTGTTGATGAGTTCATCCAGGCGGTAAAACGCCGCTGGCCGAACGTGCTGTTGCAGTTTGAAGACTTCGCGCAGAAAAATGCCATGCCGCTGCTGGAACGCTATCGCGATGAAGTTTGCTGCTTTAATGATGACATTCAAGGCACCGCTGCCGTTACCGTGGGCACCTTGATCGCCGCCAGCCGTGCAGCCGGTAGCCGCCTGTGTGAGCAGAAAGTGGTGTTCCTCGGTGCAGGTTCCGCCGGCTGTGGTATCGCCGAGCAGATCATTGCGCAGATGAAGTCTGAAGGACTCAGCGACGACGAAGCCCGTTCACGCGTGATGATGGTGGATCGCTTTGGCCTGCTGACCGACAAACTACCAAACCTGCTCGATTTCCAGAGCAAACTGGTGCAGAAGAGCGACAATCTGCAGGATTGGGATGTGACCAGCGATTCGATTTCGCTGCTGGATGTGGTGCGCAACGCCAAGCCGGATATCTTAATCGGCGTATCTGGCCAGCCGGGGCTGTTCACGGAGGAGATCATCCGTGAGATGCACAAGCACACCAAGCGTCCAATTGTGATGCCGTTGTCTAACCCGACCTCTCGTGTCGAAGCCACCCCGGCAGATATCATCGCCTGGACCGATGGCGAAGCGCTGGTCGCCACGGGCAGCCCCTTTGCGCCGGTGACCTGGAAAGGCAAAACCTATCCGATTGCCCAGTGTAACAACTCCTATATTTTCCCTGGCATTGGTTTGGGCGTGATTGCGGCGGGTGCAACACGCATCACCGACTCCATGCTGATGACCGCCAGTCGTGCACTGGCTGACTGCTCACCGCTGGTGAATGACGGTGAAGGTCCAGTACTGCCAGAGCTTAAACACATTCAGGGCGTGTCAAAACTGATCGCCATGGAAGTGGGCAAAGCGGCGCAACTGGCCGGTGTGGCTGTGGTGACGTCAGAAGATGTGCTGTCAAAAGCCGTGAATAACAACTTCTGGCTGCCGCAGTATCGTCACTATCGCCGTACCTCGATCTGA
- the sanA gene encoding outer membrane permeability protein SanA, with product MIKRVFFGLFFIILLMVATALGLDRWISWKTAPFIYEDVTSLPHRQVGVVLGTAKYYRTGVINQYYLYRIQGALNAYNSGKVNYLLLSGDNAQQSYNEPMTMRRDLIKAGVDPSDIVLDYAGFRTLDSIVRTRKVFDTNDFIIITQRFHCERALFIAQHLGIQAQCYAVPSPKNMLSVRFREVGARLGALADLYLMKREPRFLGPLVPIPAVHEVPEDAQSYPAVTPEQLLDLEEKLQK from the coding sequence ATGATTAAACGCGTTTTCTTTGGTCTGTTTTTCATCATCTTATTGATGGTGGCGACCGCGCTCGGCCTGGATCGCTGGATCAGCTGGAAAACCGCTCCCTTTATTTACGAAGATGTCACCTCTTTGCCGCATCGTCAGGTCGGTGTGGTCTTAGGTACCGCCAAGTATTACCGCACCGGTGTGATTAATCAGTATTATCTCTATCGCATTCAAGGTGCGCTTAACGCCTATAACAGTGGCAAGGTGAACTATCTGCTGTTGAGCGGTGATAATGCGCAGCAAAGCTATAACGAACCGATGACCATGCGCCGCGATCTGATAAAAGCGGGTGTCGATCCCTCGGATATCGTGCTGGATTATGCCGGCTTCCGTACGCTGGATTCGATCGTGCGCACGCGCAAAGTGTTCGATACCAACGACTTCATCATTATTACTCAGCGCTTCCACTGCGAGCGCGCGCTGTTTATTGCCCAGCACCTGGGTATTCAGGCGCAGTGTTATGCCGTCCCGTCACCTAAAAATATGCTGTCAGTGCGTTTCCGCGAGGTCGGGGCACGTTTAGGGGCGCTGGCAGATTTGTACCTGATGAAACGTGAGCCACGCTTCCTCGGGCCGCTGGTGCCGATTCCAGCCGTGCATGAAGTGCCAGAAGATGCGCAGAGTTATCCAGCGGTGACGCCTGAGCAACTTCTGGATCTGGAAGAGAAGTTGCAGAAGTGA
- a CDS encoding CidB/LrgB family autolysis modulator, whose translation MTDAWWSLPLTLVAYLLARKLAAKINISIINPLLVAMAIVIPILLLTHIPYTRYFAGSAFLNQLLQPAVVALALPLYEQMHQIRARWKTIISVCFIGSITAMVSGTAIALWMGATPEIAATIMPKSVTTPIAMAVSGSLHGIPAISAICVLIAGVLGAVFGHMLLNLFNVRSKSSRGLAIGNASHALGTARAAEIDYQEGAFSSLALVICGIITSLLAPFLFPLLIHWFG comes from the coding sequence ATGACTGACGCATGGTGGTCGCTACCGCTTACGCTGGTGGCTTATCTGTTAGCGCGCAAGCTGGCAGCGAAAATCAATATTTCCATCATCAACCCGTTGCTGGTGGCGATGGCGATAGTGATTCCCATTCTGCTGCTCACGCATATCCCCTATACGCGCTATTTCGCCGGCAGTGCATTCCTGAATCAGTTACTGCAACCGGCGGTGGTGGCGCTGGCCTTGCCGCTGTATGAGCAGATGCATCAAATCCGCGCGCGCTGGAAAACCATCATCAGCGTGTGTTTTATCGGTAGCATCACTGCGATGGTATCAGGCACCGCTATCGCGTTGTGGATGGGGGCTACGCCAGAAATTGCCGCCACCATCATGCCGAAATCGGTCACCACGCCAATTGCCATGGCGGTGTCTGGCTCGCTGCACGGCATCCCGGCCATCAGTGCTATCTGCGTGCTGATTGCCGGGGTACTGGGTGCGGTGTTCGGCCATATGTTGCTTAATCTGTTTAACGTGCGCAGCAAATCTTCACGCGGATTGGCGATTGGCAATGCATCCCACGCGTTAGGCACCGCACGTGCAGCGGAGATCGATTATCAGGAAGGGGCGTTTAGTTCTCTGGCGTTAGTGATTTGCGGCATCATTACTTCGCTACTGGCACCATTTCTTTTTCCGTTGCTGATACACTGGTTTGGCTAA
- the cdd gene encoding cytidine deaminase, whose protein sequence is MHPRFTAAFTALPASLQAAIQPLLDSVDFQGVLRPQDVAHLKQETGLDEDALALALLPIAACCAVATVSNFNVGAISRGVSGHWYFGANMEFEHAPLQQTVHAEQSAITHAWLRGEEKLDAITVNYTPCGHCRQFMNELNSGTAIRISLPGRAISTLGDYLPDAFGPADLNITERLLTPIDHGFKVEGDALQQAAIEAANHSHAPYSQSFSGVALRSQSGKIYRGQYAENAAFNPSLPPLQAALIMMNMSNEALDSVQQAVLAECQGSTLSQLDATRSTLAALGCEDFSLTLVSKTSV, encoded by the coding sequence ATGCATCCACGATTTACTGCTGCTTTTACTGCCCTGCCCGCTTCGTTACAAGCGGCGATCCAACCGCTGCTGGATTCGGTTGATTTTCAGGGCGTACTCCGCCCGCAAGATGTGGCGCACCTGAAGCAGGAAACCGGTCTGGATGAGGATGCGCTGGCGTTGGCGCTGCTGCCGATTGCTGCATGCTGTGCAGTCGCCACCGTGTCTAACTTTAACGTGGGGGCGATTTCGCGCGGTGTCAGCGGTCACTGGTACTTTGGTGCCAATATGGAGTTTGAGCACGCTCCACTGCAACAAACCGTTCATGCGGAACAAAGCGCCATCACCCACGCCTGGCTGCGCGGTGAAGAAAAGCTGGATGCCATCACCGTTAACTACACGCCTTGCGGCCACTGCCGTCAGTTTATGAATGAACTGAATAGCGGTACGGCTATCCGCATTAGTTTACCCGGTCGCGCTATCAGCACGCTGGGTGATTATCTGCCTGATGCCTTTGGCCCGGCAGATTTAAACATTACCGAGCGCCTGCTGACGCCAATCGATCACGGCTTTAAAGTCGAGGGAGATGCGCTGCAGCAAGCCGCGATTGAGGCGGCCAATCACAGCCACGCCCCCTACAGCCAGAGTTTTAGCGGTGTTGCACTGCGCAGCCAAAGCGGCAAGATTTATCGTGGCCAATATGCCGAGAATGCGGCTTTTAACCCGAGTTTGCCGCCATTGCAGGCCGCGCTGATTATGATGAACATGAGCAATGAGGCACTTGATAGCGTGCAACAGGCGGTACTGGCCGAATGTCAGGGTAGTACATTGAGCCAACTTGATGCCACGCGATCGACGCTTGCGGCCTTGGGCTGTGAAGATTTCTCACTTACTTTAGTTTCGAAAACATCAGTTTAG
- the mglA gene encoding galactose/methyl galactoside ABC transporter ATP-binding protein MglA: MASENPTTQREYLLEMTNVSKSFPGVKALDNVNLKVRPHSVHALMGENGAGKSTLLKCLFGIYKKDTGSILFQGEEIDYKSSKEALENGVSMVHQELNLVLQRNVMDNMWLGRYPRKGVFVDQDKMYRDTKAIFDELDIDIDPRDKVANLSVSQMQMIEIAKAFSYDAKIVIMDEPTSSLTEKEVNHLFTIIRKLKDRGCGIVYISHKMEEIFQLCDEITILRDGQWIATQPLEGLDMDKIIAMMVGRSLNQRFPDKTNVPGETILEVRHLTSLRQPSIRDISFDLRKGEILGIAGLVGAKRTDIVETLFGIREKSGGTIKLHGKVINNHSANEAINHGFALVTEERRSTGIYAYLDIGFNSLISNIKKYKSSMGLLDNKRMKSDTQWVIDSMRVKTPGHHTQIGSLSGGNQQKVIIGRWLLTQPEILMLDEPTRGIDVGAKFEIYQLISELAKKEKGIIIISSEMPELLGITDRILVMSNGLVAGIVETKTTSQNEILRLASLHL, from the coding sequence ATGGCCAGTGAGAATCCGACCACACAGCGTGAATATCTGCTGGAGATGACGAATGTCTCGAAATCATTTCCAGGGGTGAAAGCCTTAGATAATGTGAATTTAAAAGTGCGGCCGCACTCTGTCCATGCCTTAATGGGCGAAAACGGCGCCGGGAAATCCACATTATTAAAATGCCTGTTTGGGATTTATAAAAAGGATACGGGGAGCATCCTGTTTCAGGGTGAAGAAATTGATTACAAGAGTTCCAAAGAAGCGCTGGAAAACGGCGTCTCAATGGTGCATCAGGAATTAAACCTGGTATTACAACGCAACGTGATGGATAACATGTGGCTTGGCCGCTATCCGCGCAAAGGTGTGTTTGTCGATCAGGATAAAATGTATCGCGATACCAAAGCGATCTTTGACGAATTAGATATTGATATCGATCCGCGCGATAAAGTCGCCAATCTGTCTGTTTCACAAATGCAGATGATTGAAATTGCCAAGGCATTCTCCTATGACGCGAAAATCGTCATCATGGATGAGCCAACGTCGTCGCTGACCGAAAAAGAAGTTAACCACTTATTTACGATTATCCGTAAGCTGAAAGATCGCGGCTGCGGCATTGTGTATATCTCGCACAAAATGGAAGAAATTTTCCAACTGTGCGATGAGATTACCATCTTACGTGATGGGCAGTGGATCGCCACCCAGCCGCTGGAAGGGCTGGATATGGATAAGATCATCGCCATGATGGTGGGTCGCTCACTGAACCAGCGTTTTCCGGACAAAACCAACGTGCCGGGGGAAACCATTCTTGAGGTGCGTCATTTAACCTCGCTGCGCCAGCCATCGATTCGCGATATCTCCTTCGACCTGCGTAAAGGCGAGATTTTGGGGATTGCGGGGCTGGTCGGCGCGAAACGAACCGATATCGTGGAAACCTTGTTTGGTATTCGCGAGAAGTCGGGCGGCACGATTAAGCTGCACGGCAAAGTGATTAATAATCACAGCGCCAATGAAGCCATTAACCATGGTTTTGCGCTGGTGACGGAAGAGCGCCGCTCAACCGGTATTTATGCATATCTTGATATTGGCTTTAACTCGCTTATTTCCAATATTAAAAAGTATAAATCCAGTATGGGGCTGCTTGATAACAAACGGATGAAAAGTGATACCCAATGGGTGATTGATTCGATGCGTGTTAAAACGCCGGGTCATCATACGCAAATTGGTTCGCTTTCCGGCGGTAACCAACAGAAGGTCATCATTGGTCGCTGGTTATTAACTCAGCCGGAAATTTTGATGCTTGATGAGCCGACGCGCGGTATTGACGTTGGGGCGAAATTCGAAATTTACCAGCTTATTTCAGAATTGGCGAAGAAAGAGAAAGGCATCATTATTATCTCTTCTGAAATGCCAGAGTTGTTGGGTATTACCGACCGTATTTTAGTGATGAGTAATGGCCTGGTAGCGGGCATTGTCGAGACCAAAACGACCTCGCAGAATGAAATCCTGCGTTTAGCGTCATTACACCTTTAA
- the mglB gene encoding galactose/glucose ABC transporter substrate-binding protein MglB, with translation MNKKVFTLTALVASMMFGATAHAADTRIGVTIYKYDDNFMSMVRKDIDSEAKKLGGIQLLMNDSQNSQSTQNDQIDVLMAKGVKALAINLVDPAAAAVVIDKAKANDVPVVFFNKEPNAKVLASYPKAYYVGTDSKESGIIQAKLIEKHWKATPAWDLNKDGQIQFALLKGEPGHPDAEARTKYVIETLNTDGLKTQQLAMDTAMWDTAQAKDKVDAWLSGPNGNKIEVIIANNDAMAMGAVEALKAHNKTNIPVFGVDALPEALALVKSGAMAGTVLNDAENQAKATIDIAKNLADGKEPTAGTTFKMENKIVRVPYVPVDKENLSQFVK, from the coding sequence ATGAATAAGAAGGTTTTCACGCTCACAGCACTGGTTGCCAGCATGATGTTTGGTGCAACTGCGCACGCCGCCGATACCCGCATTGGCGTGACCATTTATAAATACGACGACAACTTTATGTCTATGGTTCGCAAGGACATCGACAGCGAAGCCAAAAAACTGGGTGGCATTCAGTTGCTGATGAATGACTCGCAGAACAGCCAGTCTACTCAGAACGACCAGATCGACGTGTTGATGGCCAAAGGCGTGAAAGCGCTGGCTATCAACCTGGTTGACCCTGCAGCTGCGGCTGTAGTAATCGACAAAGCGAAAGCCAACGACGTGCCAGTGGTGTTCTTCAACAAAGAACCTAACGCTAAAGTGCTGGCCAGCTATCCTAAAGCCTACTACGTGGGCACCGATTCTAAAGAGTCTGGCATCATCCAGGCTAAGCTGATCGAGAAACACTGGAAAGCGACACCAGCCTGGGATCTGAACAAAGATGGCCAGATTCAATTTGCGTTGCTGAAAGGCGAACCCGGCCACCCAGATGCCGAAGCACGTACTAAATACGTGATCGAGACGCTGAACACCGATGGTCTGAAAACGCAGCAGCTGGCGATGGATACCGCGATGTGGGATACCGCACAGGCAAAAGACAAAGTTGATGCGTGGCTGTCTGGCCCGAACGGCAACAAAATTGAAGTAATCATCGCTAACAACGATGCGATGGCCATGGGTGCAGTTGAAGCGCTGAAAGCCCACAACAAAACCAACATTCCGGTGTTTGGTGTGGATGCCCTGCCAGAAGCACTGGCGTTGGTGAAATCTGGCGCGATGGCAGGTACCGTACTGAACGATGCTGAAAACCAGGCGAAAGCCACCATTGATATCGCGAAGAACCTGGCCGATGGCAAAGAGCCAACTGCGGGTACTACCTTCAAGATGGAAAACAAAATTGTACGTGTTCCTTACGTACCAGTAGATAAAGAAAACCTGTCTCAGTTTGTGAAGTAA